One Clostridium novyi NT genomic window carries:
- the gyrA gene encoding DNA gyrase subunit A: MNNEGNIIPVDISKEMQRSYIDYAMSVIVGRALPDVRDGLKPVHRRILYSMHELGLTPEKGYRKSARIVGDVLGKYHPHGDTAVYDALVRMAQDFSIRYTLVDGHGNFGSVDGDGAAAMRYTEAKMTKVTLELLRDINKNTVDFIPNFDGEEKEPSVLPSRFPNLLVNGSSGIAVGMATNIPPHNLTEVINGISKYIDNPDISVAELMAEIKGPDFPTAGIIVGKSGIKRAYETGRGKVVIRSKAEIEEDEKGKSRIVVTEIPYQVNKARLIESIANLVKDKRINGISDLRDESDRQGMRIVIELKRDANANVVLNQLYKHTKMQDSFGIIMLALVNGEPRVLSLKEVLKHYIKFQEEVITRRTQFDLDKALARAHILEGLRIALDHIDEVIKLIRSSKTTAEAREGLMSKFNLSEKQANAILDMKLQRLTGLEREKIEEEYAKLMESIKYFREILSNKDLLLKIIKDELNEIKIKYGDERRTEIVHGDGNDIDIEDLIEEKDVVITLTHAGYIKRLPVETYSAQRRGGRGIQAMTTKEDDFVEHIITSSTHDNILFFSNRGRVYKLKAYQIPEAGRTAKGMNLINLLPLEKNEKIQNVIYLKEFKPDRYLIMGTKNGLIKKTSLDQYSSIRKNGLNAINLRENDELISVRVTTGDCNIIYATKNGYAIKFDENDARPMGRNATGVKAITLRDDDEVVSMEVASDERDLLVVSENGYGKRTPIKEYTLQKRGGKGVITYKISEKTGLLIGARSVEDEDELMLINDSGIAIRINVSDISVTSRNAMGVTLMRTVEEEKVVTMAKVNITEEEMEEGSNDSQQIAQDELEENNSEINQQVDEEINE, from the coding sequence ATGAACAACGAAGGTAATATTATACCAGTAGACATAAGTAAGGAAATGCAAAGAAGTTATATAGATTACGCTATGAGTGTTATTGTTGGTCGTGCACTTCCAGACGTAAGAGATGGATTAAAACCAGTTCATAGAAGAATTTTATATTCAATGCATGAACTTGGATTAACTCCTGAGAAAGGATATAGGAAATCTGCCAGAATAGTCGGTGACGTTTTAGGTAAATATCACCCACACGGTGATACTGCTGTATATGACGCTTTAGTTAGAATGGCTCAAGATTTTTCTATTAGATATACTCTTGTAGACGGTCATGGAAACTTTGGTTCTGTAGACGGAGACGGAGCAGCTGCAATGAGATATACAGAAGCTAAGATGACTAAAGTTACTCTTGAGCTTCTACGCGATATAAACAAGAACACAGTAGACTTTATACCTAACTTTGATGGAGAAGAAAAAGAACCTTCAGTTCTTCCATCTAGATTTCCTAACTTACTTGTAAATGGATCTTCAGGTATAGCAGTTGGTATGGCAACAAATATACCACCTCACAACTTAACTGAAGTTATAAATGGTATAAGTAAATATATCGATAATCCAGACATTTCAGTTGCTGAACTTATGGCAGAAATAAAGGGACCAGATTTTCCTACAGCAGGAATTATAGTTGGAAAATCAGGTATAAAAAGAGCTTACGAAACTGGTCGTGGAAAAGTTGTTATTAGATCAAAAGCTGAAATAGAAGAAGATGAAAAAGGAAAATCAAGAATAGTTGTAACTGAGATACCTTACCAAGTAAATAAAGCTAGACTTATTGAAAGCATAGCAAATTTAGTTAAGGATAAGAGGATAAATGGAATTTCAGACCTTAGAGATGAATCAGACAGACAAGGTATGAGAATTGTAATAGAACTAAAGAGAGACGCAAATGCTAATGTTGTGTTAAATCAATTATATAAACACACTAAAATGCAAGATAGCTTTGGAATAATAATGCTAGCACTTGTTAATGGTGAACCAAGGGTATTAAGTTTAAAAGAAGTTTTAAAACATTATATAAAATTCCAAGAAGAAGTTATAACAAGAAGAACTCAATTTGACCTAGATAAAGCACTTGCAAGAGCTCACATATTAGAAGGTCTTAGAATAGCACTTGATCACATTGATGAAGTTATAAAATTAATACGTAGTTCTAAGACAACAGCTGAGGCAAGAGAAGGTCTTATGAGCAAATTTAATCTTTCTGAAAAACAAGCAAATGCAATACTTGATATGAAACTTCAAAGACTTACAGGTCTTGAAAGAGAAAAAATCGAAGAAGAGTATGCAAAACTTATGGAAAGCATTAAATACTTTAGAGAAATACTTTCAAACAAAGATTTATTATTAAAAATAATAAAAGATGAGTTAAATGAAATTAAAATTAAATATGGTGATGAGAGAAGAACAGAAATTGTTCATGGCGACGGAAATGACATAGATATAGAAGATCTAATAGAAGAAAAAGACGTTGTTATAACTCTAACTCATGCTGGATACATAAAAAGACTTCCTGTTGAGACATATAGCGCTCAAAGAAGGGGTGGTAGAGGTATTCAAGCAATGACAACTAAAGAAGATGATTTTGTTGAACATATAATAACTTCATCAACTCATGATAATATATTATTCTTTAGTAATAGGGGAAGGGTATACAAACTTAAAGCTTATCAAATACCTGAAGCTGGCAGAACAGCTAAGGGAATGAATTTAATAAACCTACTTCCTTTAGAGAAAAATGAAAAAATACAAAATGTAATATACCTAAAAGAATTTAAACCAGATAGATACTTAATCATGGGAACTAAGAATGGTTTAATAAAGAAAACTTCACTTGATCAATATTCATCTATTAGAAAAAATGGATTAAATGCTATTAATCTAAGAGAAAATGATGAACTTATAAGTGTTAGGGTAACTACTGGAGATTGCAATATAATTTATGCTACTAAAAATGGTTATGCAATAAAATTTGATGAAAATGATGCAAGACCAATGGGTAGAAATGCAACAGGAGTTAAAGCTATTACCTTAAGAGATGATGATGAAGTTGTAAGTATGGAAGTTGCATCAGATGAAAGAGATCTTTTAGTTGTAAGTGAAAATGGATATGGTAAGAGAACTCCAATTAAAGAATACACACTTCAAAAAAGAGGTGGAAAAGGGGTTATAACTTATAAAATATCTGAAAAAACAGGACTTCTTATTGGTGCAAGATCTGTTGAGGATGAAGATGAATTAATGCTTATAAATGACAGTGGTATAGCTATAAGAATAAATGTTTCTGATATATCAGTTACTAGCAGAAATGCTATGGGAGTTACTTTAATGAGAACTGTAGAAGAAGAAAAAGTAGTTACTATGGCTAAAGTTAATATAACTGAAGAAGAGATGGAAGAAGGTTCTAATGATTCACAACAAATAGCTCAAGATGAGTTAGAAGAAAACAATAGTGAAATTAATCAACAGGTTGATGAGGAAATAAACGAATAA
- the gyrB gene encoding DNA topoisomerase (ATP-hydrolyzing) subunit B, whose amino-acid sequence MENKQVYDESQIQVLEGLEAVRKRPGMYIGTTGIRGLHHLVYEIVDNSIDEALAGFCQNIEVLIHKDNCITVKDDGRGMPVGIHPKMKKPTVEVIMTVLHAGGKFGGGGYKVSGGLHGVGASVVNALSKECNVEVRRDGHIWSQNYKKGKVVSELTIVGDTDEHGTSVYFKPDDEIFEEVEFDYSTLAQRLRELAFLNKGIKIILVDEREGNERRDEFHYEGGIKSFVSFLNRNKQTLHAEPIYVEGNKDDYLVEVGLQYNDTYNENIFSFANNIDTVEGGTHLAGFKTALTRVLNDYARRYGFLKENDKNLSGDDTREGLTAVISVKLTDPQFEGQTKTKLGNTEVRGIVDSIVSERVSIFLEENPDTAKIVIEKSLTAARAREAAKKARELTRRKSVLESTSLPGKLADCSSKDPSECEIYLVEGDSAGGSAKQGRDRRFQAILPLRGKIMNVEKQRLDKILNSDQIRAMITAFGAGIGKDFDIEKIRYHRIIIMTDADVDGAHIATLLLTFFYRYMRELVDGGHVYIAQPPLYQVKKGKSVNYAYSDNELQEVLAQIGGKDKNTEIQRYKGLGEMDAGQLWDTTMNPEHRTLVKVTIDDAMRADEVFTILMGDKVEPRREFIEENAKKVVNLDI is encoded by the coding sequence ATGGAGAACAAACAAGTATATGATGAATCGCAAATACAAGTACTTGAAGGATTAGAGGCTGTTAGAAAAAGACCAGGGATGTATATTGGAACAACAGGAATAAGAGGGCTACACCACTTAGTTTACGAAATTGTAGACAATAGTATAGATGAGGCCTTAGCTGGTTTTTGTCAAAACATAGAAGTGTTAATACATAAAGATAATTGCATAACAGTAAAAGATGATGGTAGGGGTATGCCTGTAGGTATTCATCCTAAAATGAAAAAGCCAACAGTTGAAGTTATTATGACTGTGCTTCATGCTGGTGGTAAATTTGGTGGAGGCGGATACAAAGTATCTGGAGGTCTTCACGGTGTTGGTGCTTCAGTTGTTAATGCTCTATCAAAAGAGTGTAATGTTGAAGTAAGAAGAGACGGACATATATGGAGTCAAAACTATAAAAAGGGTAAAGTTGTTAGTGAACTTACCATTGTTGGGGATACAGATGAGCATGGAACATCTGTTTATTTTAAGCCTGATGATGAAATTTTTGAAGAAGTGGAATTTGATTATTCTACATTAGCTCAAAGATTAAGAGAGTTAGCATTTTTAAACAAAGGAATAAAGATTATATTAGTTGACGAAAGAGAAGGAAACGAAAGAAGAGATGAGTTTCACTATGAAGGTGGAATAAAATCATTTGTTTCTTTCCTAAACAGAAATAAACAAACTCTTCATGCAGAACCTATATATGTAGAGGGTAACAAAGATGATTATTTAGTTGAAGTTGGATTACAATACAATGATACATACAATGAAAATATTTTTTCCTTTGCAAATAACATAGATACAGTTGAAGGTGGAACTCACTTAGCTGGATTTAAAACAGCACTTACAAGAGTGTTAAATGATTATGCAAGAAGATATGGATTCTTAAAGGAAAACGATAAAAACTTATCAGGTGATGATACAAGAGAAGGTCTTACTGCAGTAATTTCAGTAAAGCTTACAGATCCTCAATTTGAAGGACAAACAAAAACAAAGCTTGGAAATACTGAAGTTAGAGGAATTGTTGATTCAATAGTATCTGAAAGAGTTAGCATATTCCTAGAAGAAAATCCTGATACAGCAAAAATCGTTATTGAAAAATCATTAACAGCAGCAAGAGCAAGAGAAGCTGCTAAAAAAGCAAGAGAACTTACTAGAAGAAAAAGTGTGCTTGAAAGTACATCACTACCAGGTAAACTTGCAGATTGCTCTTCTAAAGACCCATCAGAATGTGAAATTTATTTAGTCGAAGGAGATTCTGCGGGTGGTTCTGCAAAGCAAGGAAGAGATAGAAGATTCCAAGCTATTTTACCATTAAGAGGTAAAATAATGAACGTAGAAAAGCAAAGACTTGATAAAATATTAAATTCAGATCAAATAAGAGCCATGATTACAGCTTTTGGAGCAGGTATTGGCAAAGATTTTGATATAGAAAAAATAAGATATCACAGAATTATAATAATGACCGATGCCGATGTAGATGGAGCTCACATAGCAACACTACTACTAACATTCTTTTATAGATACATGAGAGAACTAGTTGATGGCGGTCATGTATATATTGCGCAACCACCTTTATATCAAGTTAAGAAGGGTAAGAGTGTTAATTACGCTTATTCAGACAATGAACTTCAAGAAGTTTTAGCACAAATTGGTGGAAAAGATAAGAATACAGAAATTCAAAGATATAAGGGTCTTGGAGAAATGGATGCTGGTCAATTGTGGGATACTACAATGAATCCAGAACACAGAACATTAGTTAAAGTTACTATAGACGACGCTATGAGGGCTGATGAAGTATTTACAATTTTAATGGGTGACAAAGTAGAGCCAAGACGTGAATTCATAGAAGAAAATGCTAAAAAAGTTGTTAACTTAGATATATAA
- the remB gene encoding extracellular matrix regulator RemB, with translation MFLHLGENVVVPLKDIIGIFDLEATMYSSDTIQFLRMAEEDGFVERITKENPKSFVVAEVNKKSKIYLSPISSSTLTKRTENMFYEPKE, from the coding sequence ATGTTTTTGCATTTAGGAGAAAATGTAGTAGTTCCATTAAAAGATATAATTGGTATATTCGATCTAGAGGCTACAATGTATAGTTCAGACACTATACAATTTTTAAGAATGGCTGAAGAAGATGGTTTTGTTGAAAGGATAACAAAAGAAAATCCGAAATCTTTTGTTGTTGCTGAAGTTAACAAGAAAAGTAAAATATACTTATCACCTATATCTTCTTCTACCTTAACAAAGAGAACTGAAAATATGTTCTATGAACCTAAAGAATAA